The Candidatus Poribacteria bacterium genome contains a region encoding:
- a CDS encoding MTH1187 family thiamine-binding protein: MYAIADICIIPLGVGTSVSEQVTVAHRILRDAGLNARLHAYGTNVEGEFDDIMAALRRCHEELHALGVPRISTSVRIGTRTDKPQTADDKLRAVETLLGDA, from the coding sequence ATGTACGCCATCGCCGACATCTGCATCATCCCTCTGGGCGTCGGGACCTCCGTCTCGGAGCAGGTCACGGTCGCCCATCGCATCCTGCGCGACGCCGGGCTCAACGCCCGCCTGCACGCCTACGGCACGAACGTCGAGGGCGAGTTCGACGACATCATGGCGGCGCTGCGCCGCTGCCACGAGGAACTGCACGCGCTCGGAGTGCCACGCATCTCGACTTCCGTTCGGATCGGGACGCGAACCGACAAGCCGCAGACCGCCGACGACAAGCTCCGTGCGGTCGAAACGCTCCTCGGCGACGCCTAA